In one Helicobacter ibis genomic region, the following are encoded:
- a CDS encoding TylF/MycF/NovP-related O-methyltransferase, translating into MPKWKAKNFQAVTMWHENTQEGFDFIRIQTLYLLSQQILSKNVNGAIAECGVFKGEFARIINRFFKDRQFYLFDTFEGFSPSDIKCEFGSTDFFNKGFKNTNANAVLESMPYKENCIIKQGYFPGTFDLDDEKFAFVSLDMDLYKPMKDALEIFYPRLSQGGYIMAHDYHNKVFSGTKEAIDEFSKKHNVTIIPIADLFGSVIIAK; encoded by the coding sequence ATGCCAAAATGGAAAGCAAAAAACTTCCAAGCCGTAACAATGTGGCATGAAAACACACAAGAAGGATTTGACTTTATAAGAATCCAAACACTATATCTACTCTCACAACAAATACTGAGCAAAAATGTAAATGGTGCGATCGCTGAATGTGGTGTATTTAAAGGAGAGTTCGCAAGGATTATAAATAGATTCTTCAAAGATAGACAATTTTATTTGTTTGATACATTTGAGGGCTTTAGTCCAAGTGATATAAAATGCGAGTTTGGATCTACTGATTTCTTTAATAAAGGATTCAAAAATACAAACGCTAATGCAGTATTAGAATCTATGCCATATAAAGAAAACTGCATAATAAAACAAGGTTACTTTCCAGGGACATTTGACCTAGATGATGAGAAATTTGCATTTGTTAGCTTAGATATGGATTTATATAAGCCAATGAAAGACGCATTAGAAATATTCTACCCTAGATTAAGTCAAGGTGGATACATAATGGCACACGACTATCATAACAAGGTATTTAGTGGCACTAAAGAAGCCATAGATGAATTCTCCAAAAAACACAATGTAACTATAATTCCTATTGCGGATCTATTTGGCTCTGTGATTATCGCAAAATAG
- a CDS encoding glycosyltransferase family 2 protein, whose translation MKPSLSILIPNYNGEQTITRTLDSILNQKTNYPYKIIISDDASTDNSIKVIEKYRKKHKDKIKLIKQKKNLKVCKNAIALYKQIDSEYFCTLDSDDYWLRDDKIEKALNFLESNKNYTSYQGKTLVKKPNEDYIYIDYPIDHSCMFLSLLTADERDKVIQNKTLTQQDLELIKSPMSHPTMGHTSSSIFRNCLNNYMHIFDNALEDDIYGGDSFRNFVHLIHGFSYHSTDVDSVYNMHGNGVFSSINEDLLHYRLAHLWYQFWEFSNRQFILPLATSFRHYLTIQDRLKTIAYKAVDNPHYRIPIMQKVYAEHYNKLKGFYSTSEIFKDIIKIA comes from the coding sequence GTGAAGCCTTCATTAAGCATACTCATACCAAACTACAATGGCGAACAAACAATCACAAGAACTCTAGATTCAATCCTAAATCAAAAAACAAACTATCCATACAAGATAATAATAAGCGATGATGCCTCAACAGATAATAGTATAAAAGTAATAGAAAAATACAGAAAAAAGCACAAAGACAAAATAAAGCTAATAAAACAAAAGAAGAATCTAAAAGTATGTAAAAATGCAATAGCACTATACAAGCAAATAGATAGCGAGTATTTTTGTACACTTGATAGTGATGACTACTGGCTTAGAGATGATAAGATAGAAAAAGCACTAAATTTCTTAGAATCTAACAAAAACTACACGAGCTATCAAGGCAAAACTCTAGTTAAAAAGCCAAATGAAGATTATATATACATTGATTATCCAATTGATCATTCTTGTATGTTTCTCTCGCTACTAACAGCTGATGAGAGAGATAAAGTAATACAAAACAAAACACTCACACAACAAGACTTAGAATTAATAAAATCTCCAATGTCACATCCTACTATGGGACATACTAGTAGTTCTATATTTAGAAATTGTCTAAATAATTATATGCACATTTTTGATAATGCACTAGAAGATGATATATATGGTGGGGATAGCTTTAGGAATTTTGTACATTTAATACATGGCTTTTCATATCATTCTACTGATGTAGATTCTGTATATAATATGCATGGAAATGGTGTGTTTAGTAGTATTAATGAAGATTTATTGCATTATAGATTGGCACATTTGTGGTATCAATTTTGGGAATTTAGTAATAGACAATTCATACTTCCCCTAGCAACTTCATTTCGACACTATTTAACAATACAAGACAGACTAAAAACAATAGCATATAAAGCAGTGGATAATCCACATTATAGAATTCCAATAATGCAAAAAGTCTATGCTGAACACTATAACAAACTAAAAGGATTTTACTCTACTAGCGAAATATTTAAAGATATTATAAAGATAGCTTAA
- a CDS encoding EscU/YscU/HrcU family type III secretion system export apparatus switch protein, which translates to MQNKHIQKAVALAYEQNKQRAPKVLAKGEGLLADRIIEKAKEFDIPLFQSKALVDSLMDLEIDKEIPPELYKAVVEVFIWLYNTENKAQASKN; encoded by the coding sequence GTGCAAAATAAACACATACAAAAAGCCGTCGCTCTAGCATATGAACAAAATAAACAAAGAGCACCAAAAGTTCTAGCAAAGGGGGAAGGACTATTAGCAGATAGAATAATAGAAAAAGCAAAAGAATTTGACATACCATTGTTTCAAAGCAAAGCATTAGTGGATTCATTAATGGATTTAGAAATAGATAAAGAAATCCCACCAGAACTATACAAAGCAGTAGTAGAAGTTTTCATATGGTTATACAACACAGAAAATAAAGCTCAAGCAAGTAAAAATTAA
- the ribE gene encoding riboflavin synthase has translation MFTGLVREIAQVKSLQDNKLTIIAKHKGKLGDSIAVNGACLTIIEILENGFSLELSEESIKNIAIKSYKNLVHIEPALKTNDRLDGHFVQGHIDGIGEITKIIKHKIGTDFYIKTTQEILSLCIPKGSICINGISLTINEVLQNGIRLTIIPHTLQNTLLHTYKVGDEVNIETDMFARMIKHFLDRKPNSPLTWEAVDRILGAY, from the coding sequence ATGTTTACAGGCTTGGTTAGAGAAATTGCACAAGTAAAAAGCCTACAAGACAATAAACTGACAATAATTGCAAAACACAAAGGAAAACTAGGTGATAGCATAGCTGTAAATGGTGCATGTCTAACAATTATAGAAATATTAGAAAATGGGTTTTCCTTAGAATTAAGCGAAGAGAGCATAAAAAATATAGCAATAAAATCATACAAGAATCTAGTCCATATAGAACCAGCACTAAAGACAAATGACAGACTTGATGGACATTTCGTGCAAGGGCATATAGATGGTATAGGAGAAATCACAAAAATAATAAAACACAAAATAGGCACAGACTTTTATATAAAAACAACACAAGAAATACTAAGTCTATGTATCCCAAAGGGAAGCATATGTATAAATGGTATTAGCCTAACTATAAATGAAGTATTACAAAATGGAATTAGACTAACAATAATCCCACACACATTGCAAAATACTTTACTCCACACATACAAAGTAGGTGATGAAGTAAATATAGAAACAGATATGTTTGCAAGAATGATAAAACATTTTTTAGATAGAAAGCCAAATAGTCCGCTCACTTGGGAAGCAGTAGATAGAATCTTAGGAGCGTATTAG
- a CDS encoding TatD family hydrolase yields MKLCDTHCHLDDERYFDDLDLVINRAKENGITRFIIPAAHPDDTKRAQEISHRHDCVFFATGLHPNYPHLYDERFIESFIEDKKCVAIGECGLDYYNIEEALNRTQIQSAEKLKELQKEVFESQIKLAIKHKKPLIVHIRDASNDSLEILQKYSKELVGGILHCFNADFQLLSLAKDGFYYGIGGVLTFKNARKLVEVLPKIPLESLLLETDSPYLTPHPYRGERNEPSYIPLVLDKMSEILNIDKEILVSKINQNTETLFGNLFKAS; encoded by the coding sequence ATGAAGCTTTGCGATACACATTGTCATTTAGATGATGAACGATATTTTGATGATTTAGATTTAGTGATAAATAGAGCAAAAGAAAATGGAATTACTAGATTTATAATCCCAGCAGCACACCCAGATGACACAAAAAGAGCACAAGAAATATCTCATAGGCATGATTGTGTATTTTTTGCCACTGGACTTCACCCAAACTATCCTCATTTATATGATGAAAGATTCATAGAATCTTTCATTGAGGATAAAAAATGTGTCGCAATAGGTGAGTGTGGGTTGGATTATTACAATATAGAAGAAGCGTTAAATAGGACACAAATACAAAGTGCAGAAAAGCTAAAAGAACTTCAAAAAGAAGTCTTTGAATCTCAAATAAAACTAGCAATAAAGCATAAAAAGCCATTAATAGTCCATATAAGAGATGCTTCAAATGATTCTTTAGAAATATTACAAAAATACTCTAAAGAGCTTGTAGGTGGTATTTTGCATTGCTTTAATGCAGATTTTCAACTTCTATCTTTAGCAAAAGATGGGTTTTATTATGGTATTGGCGGAGTTTTGACATTTAAAAATGCAAGAAAGCTAGTTGAAGTCTTACCAAAAATACCTTTAGAATCTCTCCTTTTAGAGACAGATTCGCCATATCTTACTCCTCATCCTTATAGAGGTGAGAGAAATGAGCCTAGCTATATACCATTAGTGCTTGATAAAATGAGTGAAATTTTAAATATAGACAAAGAGATTCTAGTTTCTAAAATAAACCAAAACACAGAAACTCTTTTTGGGAATCTTTTTAAAGCGTCTTAG
- a CDS encoding phospholipase D-like domain-containing protein, with amino-acid sequence MIKKYLVCFIAILSFVYADEIYFMPQESKQAIKALTQTIKESSKSIDVAIYSFTNREISKALRDTAKKGTKIRIIYDKKANKNPDKSTIGYLAKLKNVEVCTLDGELSKNKKYTGLMHLKMAIIDSKKIILGSANWSKSAFETNYENLIIMQNKEFITKAQNAFELMFKKCEKY; translated from the coding sequence ATGATAAAAAAATATCTTGTTTGTTTTATTGCTATTTTATCTTTTGTTTATGCTGATGAAATATATTTCATGCCACAAGAAAGCAAACAAGCAATAAAGGCACTAACACAAACAATAAAAGAATCATCAAAAAGCATAGATGTAGCCATATATAGCTTCACAAATAGGGAAATATCAAAAGCACTAAGAGACACTGCTAAAAAAGGTACAAAAATAAGAATAATCTATGATAAAAAGGCAAATAAAAACCCAGATAAATCAACAATAGGCTATCTAGCGAAGCTAAAAAATGTAGAAGTATGCACACTGGATGGAGAATTATCAAAAAATAAAAAATATACAGGGCTAATGCACCTAAAAATGGCTATTATCGATAGCAAAAAGATAATCTTAGGCTCTGCAAACTGGTCTAAAAGTGCATTTGAGACAAATTACGAAAATTTAATAATAATGCAAAATAAAGAATTCATAACAAAGGCACAAAATGCCTTTGAACTCATGTTTAAAAAATGTGAAAAATACTAA
- a CDS encoding midas domain-containing protein, with product MKLYLVNKNPIITKLVTLSAGKIGLDVEESQELDITNTSDILLLDDECYDETLFSSYKANNADSKLILFFSKSTDRIEGFDEYVQKPFLPTDLLKLLSKLTGIAAENTHAESDMSDDISQFNDDSLDDFGLDGDIDLSGLDDLGLDDEDSNMNENNTSGVLDEDDVNEIKTLLNDDSDSVVVASEDSANNESLDMPSDSDIGLDNVSLDVDSSSTLENPMEGANESFDFEENVDTSESVSDVSDFDKEQFDEFSADDESKDSSNEEIDTSDLLSELDEKKDENNSTDDTLDTASLADALDNLNFDDELPQEQPSVDTADSSLTDIMDLNIDSMDSVEGLGDSISDLGNADSSMDSTEDSALDDVNLSSESANTEESLTENENLDSLIDEVSTDTSDNIADDMKLESLDELSKEDEPGDILGDSKEQDNADESAITEDIQDELLEIPQDNEEFSQEDTMQEDMINDASNELPQVKESQESKLEANDNEFSALSLEGLSEALGEPITKEPNTAPIVPKDAPNESVNLPTNISATSLDGLIGALQALQTQSLKELLNGATINISIQFPKKDDL from the coding sequence ATGAAGTTGTATTTAGTTAATAAAAATCCGATTATTACAAAGCTTGTAACATTAAGTGCTGGTAAAATAGGACTAGATGTAGAAGAATCACAGGAACTAGACATAACAAACACTAGCGATATTTTATTATTAGATGATGAATGTTATGATGAAACACTCTTTAGCTCCTACAAGGCTAATAACGCAGATTCTAAGTTAATTTTATTTTTCTCCAAATCAACAGACAGGATAGAAGGCTTTGATGAATATGTCCAAAAGCCATTTTTGCCAACAGACCTACTTAAGCTATTAAGCAAACTAACTGGAATTGCCGCAGAGAATACACACGCAGAATCTGATATGTCAGATGATATATCGCAGTTTAACGACGATTCTTTAGATGATTTTGGGTTAGATGGTGATATTGATTTGTCTGGATTAGATGATTTAGGATTAGATGATGAGGATTCAAATATGAATGAGAATAATACTTCAGGTGTATTAGATGAAGATGATGTAAATGAAATTAAAACCCTACTAAATGATGATAGTGATAGTGTAGTTGTAGCTAGTGAAGATTCTGCTAATAATGAGTCTTTAGATATGCCTAGTGATAGTGATATTGGGCTTGATAATGTTTCATTAGATGTAGATTCTAGTAGCACACTCGAAAATCCAATGGAAGGAGCTAATGAATCATTTGACTTTGAAGAAAATGTAGATACAAGTGAAAGTGTGAGTGATGTGTCAGACTTTGATAAAGAGCAGTTTGATGAATTTTCAGCTGATGATGAGAGTAAAGATTCTAGCAATGAAGAGATAGATACAAGTGATCTTTTATCAGAGCTTGATGAGAAGAAAGATGAGAATAATAGCACAGATGATACTTTAGATACTGCTAGTTTGGCTGATGCACTAGATAATCTAAACTTTGATGATGAGCTACCACAAGAGCAACCTAGCGTGGATACTGCAGATTCTAGCCTTACAGATATTATGGATTTAAATATTGATAGCATGGATAGTGTTGAGGGATTAGGAGATAGTATTAGTGATTTAGGTAATGCAGATTCTAGCATGGATAGCACGGAGGATTCCGCACTTGATGATGTTAATCTATCTAGCGAAAGTGCAAACACAGAAGAATCTCTAACAGAAAATGAAAACCTAGATAGCCTAATAGATGAGGTAAGCACAGATACAAGTGATAATATAGCTGATGATATGAAGCTTGAATCTCTAGATGAACTATCTAAAGAAGATGAACCAGGAGACATTCTAGGAGATAGTAAAGAACAAGATAATGCAGATGAAAGTGCAATCACAGAGGATATACAAGATGAACTCTTAGAGATTCCACAAGATAACGAAGAATTCTCACAAGAAGACACAATGCAAGAAGATATGATAAATGACGCTAGTAATGAGTTGCCACAAGTAAAAGAATCACAAGAATCAAAGCTAGAGGCTAATGATAATGAATTTTCAGCTTTAAGCTTAGAGGGTTTAAGCGAGGCATTAGGAGAGCCTATAACAAAAGAGCCAAATACCGCACCAATAGTCCCTAAAGATGCACCAAATGAAAGTGTAAATCTTCCTACAAATATTTCTGCTACTTCACTAGATGGACTAATAGGTGCATTACAAGCATTGCAAACACAGAGCTTAAAGGAATTGCTAAATGGTGCTACTATTAACATTAGCATACAATTCCCAAAAAAAGATGATCTATGA
- the gmk gene encoding guanylate kinase — MIDSKQKGVILILSGPSGAGKSSLYTALKESFPNHYFSISSTTRDMRDGEVCGIHYNFVTKEQFQKDIELGNFLEWAEVHGNYYGTSKAPILNALEQGKLVIFDIDVQGQVNVKKSFPNHTTSVFVTTKDSKILEDRLISRGDMDSEAIKKRLKNARCELDNISNFDYLLINDDFNTTASELICIVKSAFHKASLYDLESFNKSWSKL, encoded by the coding sequence ATGATAGATTCTAAACAAAAGGGAGTAATTTTAATTCTATCAGGTCCAAGTGGTGCCGGTAAAAGCTCCCTCTATACTGCTTTAAAAGAATCTTTTCCAAACCATTATTTTTCTATTTCATCTACTACAAGAGATATGCGAGATGGAGAAGTGTGTGGGATTCATTATAATTTTGTTACAAAAGAACAATTTCAAAAAGATATAGAGCTAGGAAATTTTTTAGAATGGGCAGAGGTTCATGGGAATTATTATGGCACTTCAAAAGCTCCTATTTTAAATGCATTAGAGCAAGGGAAGCTAGTTATATTTGATATTGATGTGCAAGGACAGGTAAATGTTAAAAAATCCTTTCCAAATCATACAACTTCGGTGTTTGTAACAACAAAAGATAGCAAGATATTAGAAGATAGATTAATATCGCGTGGCGATATGGATAGTGAAGCCATAAAAAAACGACTTAAAAACGCCAGGTGTGAGCTAGATAATATTTCAAATTTTGACTATCTGCTTATTAATGATGATTTTAACACTACTGCAAGTGAGTTGATATGTATCGTAAAATCAGCCTTTCATAAGGCCAGTTTATACGACTTAGAATCATTTAACAAATCATGGAGTAAATTATAA